The Thermoflexus sp. genome includes the window GCCTTAATGAGAACGTCCGCGTGGATCTCCATCGCGCGCAGAGCGGCGGCGGTGTCCGTCGTGAAGTAGGGATTTCCGGTTCCGGCCCCCAGGATCACCACGCGGCCCTTTTCGAGGTGGCGGATCGCCCGCAGTCGGATATAGGGCTCCGCGATCGCCCGCATTTCGATGGCGGTCTGGACGCGGGTAGGCACCCCCAGGCGCTCCAGCGCATCGCGCAGGGCCAGGGCGTTCATCACCGTGGCCAGCATCCCCATCTGATCCGCGGTCGCCCGGTCCATGCGGTGGGCGATGCCATCGCGGCCTCGCCACAGGTTGCCAGCCCCGATGACGATCGCGATCTCCACCCCCATTTCCTTCACCGCCTTAATGCGAGCGGCCAGCTCCGCGGCCCGCTCCGGGCTGATCCCGAAGCCCCCGGGGCCCGCCAGCGCTTCCCCCCCCAGCTTCAGGAGAATCCGGCGATATTTGGGGCCTGACATCGAGACCACTTTCCCCTCCCCGATCGGGTTAAAATCAAAGGCCGGGCCTCGGGCCCGGCCTTTGATTTTACTCAACGGTCTCCCCCAGCTCATAACGGGTGAACCGGCGAACCACGATGTTTTCCCCCACCCGGGCGATGGTCTCCATGATCACCTGGCCCACCGTGCGATCCTCGTCTTTGATAAAGGGCTGCTCCAGAAGACAAACCTCCTGGATGAACCGGTTCAGCCGGCTCTCCGCGATCTTTTCCGCAATATGAGGGGGCTTGCCCTCGTTCAGGGCTTCCTTCAGATAGATCTGGCGTTCGTGCTCCAGGACCTCCGCGGGGATCTCCTCCCGCCGGATATAGCGGGGGCTGGTGGCTGCGATCTGGAGCAACAGGTCATGGGCCAGCTGCTGGAACTCAGGAGTGCGGGCGACGAAGT containing:
- the tsf gene encoding translation elongation factor Ts, translated to MNISVDMVKRLREMTGAGILDCRKALEETGGDFEKAIDYLREKGLARAARKLERTAREGLVVAYVHPGNRVGVLLELNCETDFVARTPEFQQLAHDLLLQIAATSPRYIRREEIPAEVLEHERQIYLKEALNEGKPPHIAEKIAESRLNRFIQEVCLLEQPFIKDEDRTVGQVIMETIARVGENIVVRRFTRYELGETVE
- the pyrH gene encoding UMP kinase; this encodes MSGPKYRRILLKLGGEALAGPGGFGISPERAAELAARIKAVKEMGVEIAIVIGAGNLWRGRDGIAHRMDRATADQMGMLATVMNALALRDALERLGVPTRVQTAIEMRAIAEPYIRLRAIRHLEKGRVVILGAGTGNPYFTTDTAAALRAMEIHADVLIKATKVDGVYDDDPMVNPNARKFDKLTYIEALNLRLKVLDSTALSLCMDHNLPIIVLDLWQPDSLERAVRGEPVGTLIDG